One window of Oncorhynchus masou masou isolate Uvic2021 chromosome 28, UVic_Omas_1.1, whole genome shotgun sequence genomic DNA carries:
- the LOC135517921 gene encoding bromodomain-containing protein 3-like isoform X4, producing the protein MSAVNSATPAPLQGINPPPPEVTNPTKPGRKTNQLQYMQNVMVKTLWKHNFAWPFYVPVDAIKLGLMDYHKVIKQPMDMGTIKKRLEHNYYWSASECMQDFNTMFTNCYIYNKPTDDIVLMAQALEKIFLQKVAMMPQEEVELLPPAPKPKKSKNIVGLDGGESPSSLSGSTTPVIGSSPMTAITPNVPADQSSPNAPMLPVVSPSQPLVKKKGVKRKADTTTPTTSAITASRSESPSPVSEGKQGKVMSRRESTGRPIKAPKKDLVEGELGQHSSKRSRMSEQLKYCDSILKEMLSKKHAAYAWPFYKPVDAEALELHDYHEIIKHPMDLSTVKKKIDVREYPDAQMFAADVRVMFSNCYKYNPPDHEVVAMARKLQDVFEMRFAKMPDEPVELSPGAGGLVSKGDNSSSGDSSSSDSSDSEEERATRLAELQEQVGAEQLKAVHEQLAALSQGPVSKPKKKKEKKEKDKKKKDKDNKHSKTKTDEKKVKPGQPAKQGQQKKPSRKANSTVTGSRQPKKGGRGYESDEESLPMAYDEKRQLSLDINRLPGEKLGRVVHIIQSREPSLRDSNPDEIEIDFETLKPSTLRELERYVKSCLQKKQRKPQTAAGGKGARSKEELAQEKKKELEKRLQDVSGQLNSNNSNKNKTDKKKTSKKEKGAGSGTGASHLSGSSSSSDSGSSSSSGSSSDSSDSD; encoded by the exons ATGTCTGCTGTCAACTCCGCAACCCCGGCCCCTCTTCAGGGAATCAACCCCCCACCCCCGGAGGTGACCAATCCCACCAAACCAGGTCGTAAAACCAACCAACTACAATACATGCAGAATGTAATGGTCAAGACATTGTGGAAGCACAACTTTGCCTGGCCTTTCTACGTGCCAGTTGATGCCATCAAATTGGGTCTTATG GATTACCATAAGGTCATAAAACAACCTATGGACATGGGAACCATCAAAAAGAGACTGGAGCATAACTACTATTGGAGTGCCAGTGAATGCATGCAGGACTTCAACACCATGTTTACCAACTGTTACATATATAACAAG CCTACAGATGACATTGTCCTGATGGCACAGGCCTTGGAGAAGATCTTCCTGCAGAAAGTTGCCATGATGCCCCAGGAAGAGGTGGAGCTTCTGCCTCCCGCACCCAAACCCAAGAAAAGCAAGAACATAG TTGGTCTGGATGGAGGCGAGTCACCATCGTCTCTATCTGGCTCTACGACACCTGTGATTGGCTCTTCTCCAATGACTGCCATCACCCCGAACGTCCCAGCTGACCAGAGCTCGCCCAATGCTCCAATGTTACCCGTCGTCTCACCATCACAACCTCTTGTCAAA AAGAAAGGGGTAAAGAGGAAAGCAGACACCACCACCCCCACGACATCTGCAATCACAGCTAGCCGGAGTGAGTCGCCCAGCCCCGTCTCAGAGGGCAAGCAGGGCAAAGTGATGTCCAGACGGGAGAGTACAGGCCGTCCCATCAAAGCTCCCAAGAAAGACCTGGTGGAAGGGGAGTTGGGCCAGCACAGCAGCAAGCGGAGCAGAATGAGTGAGCAGCTTAAGTACTGCGACAGTATCCTGAAGGAGATGCTGTCGAAGAAACACGCAGCTTACGCCTGGCCCTTCTACAAGCCTGTAGATGCTGAAGCTCTGGAGCTACATGACTACCACGAGATCATCAAGCACCCCATGGACCTCAGCACTGTCAAA AAAAAGATAGACGTCCGGGAGTATCCAGATGCACAGATGTTTGCTGCGGATGTTCGagtaatgttctcaaattgttacAAGTATAACCCTCCAGATCATGAGGTTGTTGCCATGGCCAGAAAACTCCAG GATGTGTTTGAGATGCGTTTTGCTAAGATGCCTGATGAGCCGGTGGAGCTGAGCCCCGGTGCAGGCGGGTTGGTCAGTAAAGGCGATAACTCAAGCAGCGGTGACTCCTCCAGCTCGGACAGCTCTGACTCAGAGGAGGAGCGGGCCACCCGGCTCGCCGAGCTGCAGGAACAGGTGGGTGCGGAACAG CTAAAGGCCGTCCACGAACAGCTTGCCGCGCTCTCTCAGGGCCCTGTGAGCAAAccgaagaagaagaaagaaaagaaagaaaaagacaaGAAGAAGAAAGACAAGGACAACAAGCATAGCAAAACCAAGACGGATGAGAAGAAGGTCAAGCCTGGGCAGCCTGCCAAGCAGGGCCAGCAGAAGAAGCCCTCAAGGAAAGCCAACAGCACAGTGACTGGCTCCAG GCAACCAAAGAAGGGGGGCCGGGGCTACGAATCTGACGAAGAGTCTCTGCCCATGGCGTACGACGAGAAGCGCCAGCTCAGCCTGGACATCAACAGGCTCCCAGGGGAGAAGCTTGGTCGGGTAGTGCACATCATCCAGTCCCGAGAGCCCTCGCTGCGAGACTCTAATCCAGACGAGATCGAGATTGACTTTGAGACGCTCAAGCCCTCCACCCTACGTGAACTCGAGCGATACGTCAAGTCCTGTTTACAGAAGAAACAGCGGAAACCCCAAA CGGCCGCTGGGGGCAAGGGAGCGAGATCCAAGGAGGAGCTGGCTCAGGAAAAGAAGAAAGAGTTAGAAAAGAGGCTACAGGATGTCAGCGGCCAGCTGAACAGTAACAACAGCAACAAGAACAAAACCGACAAAAAGAAAACATCCAAAAAAG AGAAGGGCGCTGGGTCCGGTACTGGTGCTTCCCATCTCAGCGGCAGCAGTAGCTCTTCAGACTCGGGCAGCAGCAGCTCCAGTGGGTCCAGTTCTGACAGCAGCGACTCCGACTGA
- the LOC135517921 gene encoding bromodomain-containing protein 3-like isoform X5: MSAVNSATPAPLQGINPPPPEVTNPTKPGRKTNQLQYMQNVMVKTLWKHNFAWPFYVPVDAIKLGLMDYHKVIKQPMDMGTIKKRLEHNYYWSASECMQDFNTMFTNCYIYNKPTDDIVLMAQALEKIFLQKVAMMPQEEVELLPPAPKPKKSKNIVGLDGGESPSSLSGSTTPVIGSSPMTAITPNVPADQSSPNAPMLPVVSPSQPLVKKKGVKRKADTTTPTTSAITASRSESPSPVSEGKQGKVMSRRESTGRPIKAPKKDLVEGELGQHSSKRSRMSEQLKYCDSILKEMLSKKHAAYAWPFYKPVDAEALELHDYHEIIKHPMDLSTVKKKIDVREYPDAQMFAADVRVMFSNCYKYNPPDHEVVAMARKLQDVFEMRFAKMPDEPVELSPGAGGLVSKGDNSSSGDSSSSDSSDSEEERATRLAELQEQLKAVHEQLAALSQGPVSKPKKKKEKKEKDKKKKDKDNKHSKTKTDEKKVKPGQPAKQGQQKKPSRKANSTVTGSRQPKKGGRGYESDEESLPMAYDEKRQLSLDINRLPGEKLGRVVHIIQSREPSLRDSNPDEIEIDFETLKPSTLRELERYVKSCLQKKQRKPQTAAGGKGARSKEELAQEKKKELEKRLQDVSGQLNSNNSNKNKTDKKKTSKKEKGAGSGTGASHLSGSSSSSDSGSSSSSGSSSDSSDSD; the protein is encoded by the exons ATGTCTGCTGTCAACTCCGCAACCCCGGCCCCTCTTCAGGGAATCAACCCCCCACCCCCGGAGGTGACCAATCCCACCAAACCAGGTCGTAAAACCAACCAACTACAATACATGCAGAATGTAATGGTCAAGACATTGTGGAAGCACAACTTTGCCTGGCCTTTCTACGTGCCAGTTGATGCCATCAAATTGGGTCTTATG GATTACCATAAGGTCATAAAACAACCTATGGACATGGGAACCATCAAAAAGAGACTGGAGCATAACTACTATTGGAGTGCCAGTGAATGCATGCAGGACTTCAACACCATGTTTACCAACTGTTACATATATAACAAG CCTACAGATGACATTGTCCTGATGGCACAGGCCTTGGAGAAGATCTTCCTGCAGAAAGTTGCCATGATGCCCCAGGAAGAGGTGGAGCTTCTGCCTCCCGCACCCAAACCCAAGAAAAGCAAGAACATAG TTGGTCTGGATGGAGGCGAGTCACCATCGTCTCTATCTGGCTCTACGACACCTGTGATTGGCTCTTCTCCAATGACTGCCATCACCCCGAACGTCCCAGCTGACCAGAGCTCGCCCAATGCTCCAATGTTACCCGTCGTCTCACCATCACAACCTCTTGTCAAA AAGAAAGGGGTAAAGAGGAAAGCAGACACCACCACCCCCACGACATCTGCAATCACAGCTAGCCGGAGTGAGTCGCCCAGCCCCGTCTCAGAGGGCAAGCAGGGCAAAGTGATGTCCAGACGGGAGAGTACAGGCCGTCCCATCAAAGCTCCCAAGAAAGACCTGGTGGAAGGGGAGTTGGGCCAGCACAGCAGCAAGCGGAGCAGAATGAGTGAGCAGCTTAAGTACTGCGACAGTATCCTGAAGGAGATGCTGTCGAAGAAACACGCAGCTTACGCCTGGCCCTTCTACAAGCCTGTAGATGCTGAAGCTCTGGAGCTACATGACTACCACGAGATCATCAAGCACCCCATGGACCTCAGCACTGTCAAA AAAAAGATAGACGTCCGGGAGTATCCAGATGCACAGATGTTTGCTGCGGATGTTCGagtaatgttctcaaattgttacAAGTATAACCCTCCAGATCATGAGGTTGTTGCCATGGCCAGAAAACTCCAG GATGTGTTTGAGATGCGTTTTGCTAAGATGCCTGATGAGCCGGTGGAGCTGAGCCCCGGTGCAGGCGGGTTGGTCAGTAAAGGCGATAACTCAAGCAGCGGTGACTCCTCCAGCTCGGACAGCTCTGACTCAGAGGAGGAGCGGGCCACCCGGCTCGCCGAGCTGCAGGAACAG CTAAAGGCCGTCCACGAACAGCTTGCCGCGCTCTCTCAGGGCCCTGTGAGCAAAccgaagaagaagaaagaaaagaaagaaaaagacaaGAAGAAGAAAGACAAGGACAACAAGCATAGCAAAACCAAGACGGATGAGAAGAAGGTCAAGCCTGGGCAGCCTGCCAAGCAGGGCCAGCAGAAGAAGCCCTCAAGGAAAGCCAACAGCACAGTGACTGGCTCCAG GCAACCAAAGAAGGGGGGCCGGGGCTACGAATCTGACGAAGAGTCTCTGCCCATGGCGTACGACGAGAAGCGCCAGCTCAGCCTGGACATCAACAGGCTCCCAGGGGAGAAGCTTGGTCGGGTAGTGCACATCATCCAGTCCCGAGAGCCCTCGCTGCGAGACTCTAATCCAGACGAGATCGAGATTGACTTTGAGACGCTCAAGCCCTCCACCCTACGTGAACTCGAGCGATACGTCAAGTCCTGTTTACAGAAGAAACAGCGGAAACCCCAAA CGGCCGCTGGGGGCAAGGGAGCGAGATCCAAGGAGGAGCTGGCTCAGGAAAAGAAGAAAGAGTTAGAAAAGAGGCTACAGGATGTCAGCGGCCAGCTGAACAGTAACAACAGCAACAAGAACAAAACCGACAAAAAGAAAACATCCAAAAAAG AGAAGGGCGCTGGGTCCGGTACTGGTGCTTCCCATCTCAGCGGCAGCAGTAGCTCTTCAGACTCGGGCAGCAGCAGCTCCAGTGGGTCCAGTTCTGACAGCAGCGACTCCGACTGA
- the LOC135517921 gene encoding bromodomain-containing protein 3-like isoform X7: MSAVNSATPAPLQGINPPPPEVTNPTKPGRKTNQLQYMQNVMVKTLWKHNFAWPFYVPVDAIKLGLMDYHKVIKQPMDMGTIKKRLEHNYYWSASECMQDFNTMFTNCYIYNKPTDDIVLMAQALEKIFLQKVAMMPQEEVELLPPAPKPKKSKNIVGLDGGESPSSLSGSTTPVIGSSPMTAITPNVPADQSSPNAPMLPVVSPSQPLVKKKGVKRKADTTTPTTSAITASRSESPSPVSEGKQGKVMSRRESTGRPIKAPKKDLVEGELGQHSSKRSRMSEQLKYCDSILKEMLSKKHAAYAWPFYKPVDAEALELHDYHEIIKHPMDLSTVKKKIDVREYPDAQMFAADVRVMFSNCYKYNPPDHEVVAMARKLQDVFEMRFAKMPDEPVELSPGAGGLVSKGDNSSSGDSSSSDSSDSEEERATRLAELQEQVGAEQLKAVHEQLAALSQGPVSKPKKKKEKKEKDKKKKDKDNKHSKTKTDEKKVKPGQPAKQGQQKKPSRKANSTVTGSRQPKKGGRGYESDEESLPMAYDEKRQLSLDINRLPGEKLGRVVHIIQSREPSLRDSNPDEIEIDFETLKPSTLRELERYVKSCLQKKQRKPQKKGAGSGTGASHLSGSSSSSDSGSSSSSGSSSDSSDSD; this comes from the exons ATGTCTGCTGTCAACTCCGCAACCCCGGCCCCTCTTCAGGGAATCAACCCCCCACCCCCGGAGGTGACCAATCCCACCAAACCAGGTCGTAAAACCAACCAACTACAATACATGCAGAATGTAATGGTCAAGACATTGTGGAAGCACAACTTTGCCTGGCCTTTCTACGTGCCAGTTGATGCCATCAAATTGGGTCTTATG GATTACCATAAGGTCATAAAACAACCTATGGACATGGGAACCATCAAAAAGAGACTGGAGCATAACTACTATTGGAGTGCCAGTGAATGCATGCAGGACTTCAACACCATGTTTACCAACTGTTACATATATAACAAG CCTACAGATGACATTGTCCTGATGGCACAGGCCTTGGAGAAGATCTTCCTGCAGAAAGTTGCCATGATGCCCCAGGAAGAGGTGGAGCTTCTGCCTCCCGCACCCAAACCCAAGAAAAGCAAGAACATAG TTGGTCTGGATGGAGGCGAGTCACCATCGTCTCTATCTGGCTCTACGACACCTGTGATTGGCTCTTCTCCAATGACTGCCATCACCCCGAACGTCCCAGCTGACCAGAGCTCGCCCAATGCTCCAATGTTACCCGTCGTCTCACCATCACAACCTCTTGTCAAA AAGAAAGGGGTAAAGAGGAAAGCAGACACCACCACCCCCACGACATCTGCAATCACAGCTAGCCGGAGTGAGTCGCCCAGCCCCGTCTCAGAGGGCAAGCAGGGCAAAGTGATGTCCAGACGGGAGAGTACAGGCCGTCCCATCAAAGCTCCCAAGAAAGACCTGGTGGAAGGGGAGTTGGGCCAGCACAGCAGCAAGCGGAGCAGAATGAGTGAGCAGCTTAAGTACTGCGACAGTATCCTGAAGGAGATGCTGTCGAAGAAACACGCAGCTTACGCCTGGCCCTTCTACAAGCCTGTAGATGCTGAAGCTCTGGAGCTACATGACTACCACGAGATCATCAAGCACCCCATGGACCTCAGCACTGTCAAA AAAAAGATAGACGTCCGGGAGTATCCAGATGCACAGATGTTTGCTGCGGATGTTCGagtaatgttctcaaattgttacAAGTATAACCCTCCAGATCATGAGGTTGTTGCCATGGCCAGAAAACTCCAG GATGTGTTTGAGATGCGTTTTGCTAAGATGCCTGATGAGCCGGTGGAGCTGAGCCCCGGTGCAGGCGGGTTGGTCAGTAAAGGCGATAACTCAAGCAGCGGTGACTCCTCCAGCTCGGACAGCTCTGACTCAGAGGAGGAGCGGGCCACCCGGCTCGCCGAGCTGCAGGAACAGGTGGGTGCGGAACAG CTAAAGGCCGTCCACGAACAGCTTGCCGCGCTCTCTCAGGGCCCTGTGAGCAAAccgaagaagaagaaagaaaagaaagaaaaagacaaGAAGAAGAAAGACAAGGACAACAAGCATAGCAAAACCAAGACGGATGAGAAGAAGGTCAAGCCTGGGCAGCCTGCCAAGCAGGGCCAGCAGAAGAAGCCCTCAAGGAAAGCCAACAGCACAGTGACTGGCTCCAG GCAACCAAAGAAGGGGGGCCGGGGCTACGAATCTGACGAAGAGTCTCTGCCCATGGCGTACGACGAGAAGCGCCAGCTCAGCCTGGACATCAACAGGCTCCCAGGGGAGAAGCTTGGTCGGGTAGTGCACATCATCCAGTCCCGAGAGCCCTCGCTGCGAGACTCTAATCCAGACGAGATCGAGATTGACTTTGAGACGCTCAAGCCCTCCACCCTACGTGAACTCGAGCGATACGTCAAGTCCTGTTTACAGAAGAAACAGCGGAAACCCCAAA AGAAGGGCGCTGGGTCCGGTACTGGTGCTTCCCATCTCAGCGGCAGCAGTAGCTCTTCAGACTCGGGCAGCAGCAGCTCCAGTGGGTCCAGTTCTGACAGCAGCGACTCCGACTGA